In the genome of Sander lucioperca isolate FBNREF2018 chromosome 18, SLUC_FBN_1.2, whole genome shotgun sequence, the window TTAAGAAAAACAGGTCAGTGCAggactatttatttttttacagattaCAAAACTCTATAGATGAatgtgttgtattgttgtaaaaCATCATAATACAATATCACAGTGGATATAGTCACTCTATGACTACATCTTAAGGTTTAAGACGAGTTTAACCTGCGTTGGGTGGAATAAACTCACATATTAGACCCCATTGTTGTGTCCTCAGAGGCTGCAGTTTAAACCGCACCTGTGGTTTAGCCTAAATCTAtgttatacagtctatggtctggtCCAAACCCAATTGCAGTGTCCTGTAGAGATCACCTAACTAGATGTCACTATATCTGAAGCTAACCTTTAACCTGCTGTGGCCATGCTCTATATACAGTCATGGTGTTCAGTAAAAAGGGGAGATTTCTGCTCCATAAATCCTTTGAATAATCTAATCACACATGGTGAAAGTTCAGATACAGCAGGAGACTGTAAATAGACAAAATTATTATTGTAGGGACTAAATGTTCTATATTTTGATGTAAATTAGGTATAGTGTATAGACTAACAAAATGTGAGCAACTACACCATAAATGATAAAACATGCAGTGCATATTGTTCCCATAGACTGTTCCAGCAGCagcaagattattttttggggcatttttttccctttactagatagtgacagtggatagacaggaaaggtgggagagagatgggggatgacacgcagcaaaggccgcaggtcggactcgaacccgggctgctgcaaaggactcagcctacatggggcacacgctcttactgggtgagctagacgTCGCCGCATCCAGCAGTATTTCTTGATTTGATATAGTGATATGATGTACATGTACTTTAGATCATTTTTATTGGTTAGTCACACCAGTgttagtttttctcaattgctaaaacacaatttttgaaaattgctccattttctgaaaacattaaacacaaaacctcatcgtcaagcactatttacaaaacctcGGACTCCTCTTGCAAAATGAAACTTTCGCCTCAAAACAGTTTGACctgtgttcaaaatcaaacactgctctcaaatcataaacaaagtgatcaaaatgatatacactatcaagcagtcaataaacaatacaccaaaaaatagaaaacacattgttcaaaacatatagttctcagggagaagtacatttttaatctcaaaacaaatttcatatttttccgtcattgtctttagatgaacgaaaacatgttctattatagtagctcaaaattgatcagaaattactactctgctttgctctttgcaatttattttgttcttcctcctccttgtacccctatttttacagtactgtaccctgcatctcacaaacttgtactttgtctctgtgatactgtaattCTTGTAATTCTTTGTTGATATAAACCTGCCAGTCAAAATCTATTGAGCAGTCAGTACTGTTACAGTACAAAATTGAAAGCACAATGTTCAGGGCCATACAAtttgttcattgtacagtatacagcctacaatgcactgtacagtatacaatactaaaagggacaaaaatcaaaGGAGTAAACATGTGATCAATGTACTTCTTCTTGTCTTTGGGCTGGGTCAGGCCAGAGCATTTCGTCGACATCACGAGCAATATTGTCCCTCCTGAGGCAACGGGGGAAGAAGCCTCTTGTGTGCCGTATCCAGCCCTGACACCTCGCATACGCACTCGTCCTCTCACATTGTTTTTTCTATCCattctcagactttctccttcccaccttcaacaacctgtttgctctctgaactggcttatattggttgtgtcacatcatttgaaacaagtgaaatcaattttgagtggttgtgttcaatcaatgacatgtgttctctatttgtatttgattgttgccacttgtgtttaccagtatggatgacatgtgcattagagtgcagaatgtgttttgagaatgagaatgtgtttagagatttgctgaaaagtctaagtgagatctgcaaattgtgttttaccatgtgaaatggtttaaggtattgacaacagactgcacaattagctaaatgagttcaggcaactgagaactttgttcagccaatgggttttagtgttttagcaattgagaaaaactgtagtGTAGAGGTTTGGAAAGAATTGCATACTGGAAAAGCTACACCTGGAATTCCTGAAATTCACCCTCAAGTTAAAACGACCAACCAGTAATTATTTGTCCTATGAGAAGCTTGGATTGGATAGATGTGTTACAGTAAAAAAGGGGAAATGGCTTCTGAGGGAGGTCGCTAGAAAGACAAAACAAGTTAATTTTGAGTTAGTACATTTATTTAGTCATGATACTGCTACAGTTCTAGAAACCTATATTAAAGATCATATGTACAAAGATGTGAAGTTGAATAGAACAGCAAGGCTGCTTTATAAAGGTATCGAGAAGCATTATTTAATGTATGCATTATGCTTGTTCTAAAaaccctttttaaaaaaatcattgaGAAAATAACTTTAAGTAAAATATTTTCTGAAAAATTCAAAGATTATATACAAcattatgcatgtatgtgtaatTCGATGTAACAATGGTTTAAAAAGAGGATAAAAACACATCCGACATCTGAGTGAAGAAGCTGGTGGACTTTGGGAAGTTGAAGGGATCGCCACATGACATTACGTATCCACAAAATTTCCCAGAGCTCAGTTTTAAGAGGACGCGAGGGGATCTTAGACTCTTACTTTGAAGTAACGGACCAACGTGGACCTGGTGACAATTCTGATCTAACTTTTAACTgactttctttatttattttaaagagcTTTTCAATAAGAACTATCAGATTGTTTAATGGAAGCAAATACAACAAAGTAGAAAACATTTAGGAATATAAGCTGATCCAATAATATCCATTGGTTATCTACCTTCACGCTAATGACAACCCTTCCCTGTTAACCTGAGTACACACGGATATCCAACAATTCATTTTAACATGCCACTGCAttgaaaaaaagctaaaaatcTAAATACAACACATCACATTTCATCATTGAAGACGTTCTAGTTATGCCTTCTATGTACATTACCCCTAAATACATCCATAAATGGACCAAATAAAAAGAGATCCCCTCCAGCATTCAAACTTTGTCAACAGACGTTGTTTCCTCTCTCATCAATGAGTTTGTTCAATGTACAACACAGCTCTGTCAACCGGTGTCATTCACCACCAGGACAGGGGTCAAAAGGTGAGGACTGAGGGGTCAGATGGGCTTGGTGGTGCTGTTGTAGACCAGACGCTCTCTGTCCTCCAAGCTGACCGGGGCGGTGTTGACGGGCACACGGTGGTGCTGTGAAGACTTCTTCTTTCCCTTCATGAGGCAGTACACCAGGATGACTAGTAGGACGAAGATAGCCACACCCAGGAGGGCAGCTATCGCTACAATTcctgttaaagaaaataaaatatgttattttagTCATTCAAGTCATTTTAAACACACTACATGAAAGGCTGCAAAGCTGAAACAGCAGATCACAAAATCAAATACTGCTCTCAGCAACTCAGTGAACTGGATAAGTGAGCTGGAGGAGAATAAAGCTTTGACAACATTACTGTTGTACAAGAAGGCAATGCTGATGGAGCtgcatagttttttttcccccaactttttttattaaaatttcACAACAAGCGACATAAAGCACAGGCCATGGTGAACAAAGCATAGTGAAAAACTGTGTCACTTTGTATAGTTTTCTTTAAAAGGTATAGGTGTAATTTTAACTTCGTCTAGactgaaaaactaaaagttaacATACCTGTGTTGCCTTGAGACATTTTGTCTGCAAATGACCCTTTTCTTGAAAATAAGTCCGCTtctgaaataaagaaaaagacagGAGATGGTTTTAGACTTTATGTGGTACATAATGTATACAACATATACAGTAGCTGCCCTCTGCTACGAGGGGGaattaaacctgcaataacagaTTTCTTGGCCACTTGAGGGCAGCTGTGAACACAATAGTTACATCACTTTTAAAAGAGTACTGCCATCGATTTAGCATTATACTCCGAAACATTGTCAAACTCACTGTGGacagttttcttcttcttctttttaaatcaaaattgatgcagcagagccagagatattttcttttatttctttttttaatttcttcttccttgtcaaaacctggcaaCGTGCCCGCTGACAGTTTGTTCGGAGATTCAGGTATGTTTTCTGGCTCTAACAGCTAAATAATTCGTTTTCGGAATTTTTTCACCAACTAGTCGCTAAAATTGCCCGTCAGTGTCTGCCGTTGCTTTGACTGAAAAAGACACTGTGAGCGGTAAATCAAACAGTTCTGTCTGCTTTCCTATTACATGTAGTCATTTGTTCAATTAGATTAAAGCAGTTTAAACTTCTTACTGCATATTTACATATCCTTTGCAATATCATATCCTTGGAGCAACatcacttaaaaaaataataactaacacattacatttgtttgtaGTAGTTTCATATCAGTTTTGGACATTAACAAAGAAGGAGAACTTCCTGATAGATTACATATTCAGAGTTTAGATTTACATTTCACCCtgttcacagttttttttccagagtTGTCAACTGTTCTCCCTGGGACACCGCAGGTCATAGTTGATTAGAAAACAATGTGAGAAAACAGCCTGAGGCAGTGGAAAGTGCTGGCACCACTTAGACAGCAGTAGAAAAGAATGACAACCTAAACAAAAACACTGcatcaacaaaaaactaaataacataaaaaagaaTGTGTGGAAAATGGACAGGCTGGAGAATGAGTGTGGGGAAAATGATACATTCTTCATGTGCCTCATATGGGGCCTATCaccagtgtgtctgtctgaaagATGTCTGGGATGTGTGGTATTCTGCTTATTTTAGCAGCACAGATAGGATGTCAATTTACCAGGACCGGATATCTGTAAAATGACACTTAACTTTGATAATAACCCACCTGTTACCCCATGGCAAACTGTCGTACACTGCTCCTTCGATTCAAATCGGTTCTCATTTCCTTGGCAGCCACCGTAGTTGAAACGGAAGCAATCCTTTTGGAGGGGATTGTAGTACCACTTGGTAAAACTGTCCCTGCAGCTTCCTGTGTCAGGCACCTCTGTGCAGCGCACTGTGTATGACAGtaatattattagtattaaAAGAAGGCAAGGGCATGTTTTTTCAATTACAATAAATTCACAAATCATCATGCCCAAAAGGTttgaaaagcacacaaaaaataaagaataaaagttCAAATCACCTTTTTGTTCATCAACCGGAATCTGCAGCAGAATCCGAAATTTGTCGCCCACTAATGAGCAAACAGGACATAACTGAAGTTAGCATATCTTTCAAGGAAACATTTTATCAGTGTCATACCATTGCTGCATTTATATTTCCATGGGCCTGTATGAAAATGAAGGCCAGTTTGCATAGTCACTGCTCACAGTCCTCGCACTTCTGCTCATCTGAGCCATCGCTACATTGTGGGGATTTGTCACACTCCAGGGCCCGATCCAAACAGCAGCCATTCGCACAGGTGAATTCCTCCGTTGTACACGGACCATTACATCTTTCTCCtggggtacacacacacacacacacacacacacacacacacacacacacacacacacacacacacacacacacacaccacacacacacacacacacacacacacacacacacaccacacacacacacacacacacacacacacacacacacacacacacacacacacacacacacacacacacacacacacacacgggaatTTCCAATTGCAATATCAATCGTTTAATGAGTAGAGGAAATTGTGTCAGGAGCTACAATACATAGTATTTGTACCTTGAGGCACGGTAACTGGCAAACCTCTACcacctttactttttttttctgaaaaggaaaaaaaacgaaTTTGATTAAAATTGAATCATTTGTTAAAAATGACACGTTTACCTGGCAAACGTATTGTTTACCAGGCAACTACTGTAGACGTCAGGAAGTTACTGACCCAGTGAAGAGGTAGtctgaaaacaaaaatatgttttttgcactttggtttttgtacagattaaacaaacaggaTATACCATGTTCCTTAAATagttttagaggtgctgattGGCATTTTGTAACCTTCGGACATAGCCAGGCTTGTTGTTTCAGGTTTTCTCTGAATATTTGTGTTAGATAATTGCTGATGATATTAATGCCACCATTAGCAGGATTTGAACATTTGTGGCACTGGCAACCCGCAGTAGGATCGAAAAGACACTGTAGCAGATGGCAATGCATGTTGCTACCCCAGTGAGATCATTCTGAAAGCAACACATAGCCCAAACCAATATTCACCATGATCGTAAcatttttcaagaaaaaaaaaaaaaccctagaCATCCACAAAAAGGGTGCTATAGTCAAACAGAAATGTGCAGCCAGTTACCTTAATATGTAATGTCTGTGACCAAATAAAACGGCACACCATAGAAAATTCAAACATAAAAGCTCATAACACAGATACCTGAGCCAGCGCAGGCATTGTTGCACTCCTCCTCGGAGAGATAGTTGTTGCGATTCTCCCTGCAGCCTCCAAATTTGAACTCCTCACACTTCTCTGAGGCTGCATTGTAATGCCAGCGAGGGAAGGAACCGCGACACGGCCCAATTTTCATTGGAACCATACAGTGGTCTGGTGGGACACAAAATAAAGGATTATGTTTAACATCAGCCGTAAACATGAAGTGAACATTGAGGGGGGCAAATCTGGCAACGCCACTTTAACAAACCACACGTAACGTTAGAACTGCAGTAGGCTACACGTAATAGGCCACTAGAAACGGTTGTAATAATAATCGCGTATTTTCAAATTTGCTAATGATTATTCCGGACAGAGGTGCATAGTTGCCTGTCATAGAATAGCAATATATTAGCCTATCAATATATTATGATTACTGCCTTGATGTGCCTTACTGTTTGATTAACAATTAATAATAGTTGTTTGACTTACAGTCAGTAAaaaacttcttccaccactttaAGAATTTTTAAGTTTGAAAGTTAATGATTTAATTTCCCCCCTCACACAAACAATCAGTTCAGTGAAGTGAGAAATAGCACTAACACTCTCACCGAGGCTTACTGATGGTAAAATATAGTTAAAATGATCAAAGTTGTCTTATGTACTCAGCACACTTATCAGTTCAAAGGCTGGAAAATACTGCTATGGTTGTGGTTTGTCCTCACTTCCTGCTTTCGGTGTCTGGCTCATGAGTAGACAGACACATAGTTGCACATGCTGTCCTCTATTGAGAAAAGCAACTCAGAAAAATAGATGGTGTGTTGTGTAGATAGACAGTGAGGTTAGAACGTGTTGTGTAGGTTGTCTGCATGGGGTTGATGACAGATCACCAgagcgctcacacacacactatagccATTTCAAAAAAATTCTACAAGGAACTGAGAGCTGCACTTTCATTACCAAGTTCTCATGTTATCATGACCGACTGCCATTCCAGATGGGTTTAGTTGGTATCCAATCCATTCATTATTGTGGTGTAAAAGTAGCAGCATTGACATGTAGTCACTGCAATGCCCAGGCTTATTCCACTGAAGCACATTCTTCACACTATTCAGGACACAAGCTGTTAATCTCTAACTGAGCAGCTGAATGGTTAAAAGTCATTACTTGTCCTTCAGTCTACAATCAACCCACAGGCTGCAAATACAGCCACAAGTTGACAGTACTTTTAAATTATAAAACTTTAAATCAATACAGAAGAGGATTAGACTGGTGGCCGAAATCTTGTTTGTGTAACCCACCCTGAAACCAGACTGACGTGTTTCGTTGAGTCAGGGGTGGAGAGAGTGGGATGGTACTAAGAGAGCAGTAAAAACCACACCAACTGCACTATGCACTTCCGTTTTTCTGAAGTAACAAAGCGTGCCAAGATAATTTCACTGCGGCTTTCTCTGAAGTGTTTCAAGGGAAGTGACGGGGGTACTCCACATGACAAAAAGAGATACCATTTACCAAACTGCTGTCTGCAAAGGtccatttttcagttttatttctATCAACAGTTTCGCCGTTACAAGATCCAAATCTAGTCTAACCAACATGAGCTTTCTTTATCTCTCTATCTCCATGCTGTTATGTCATTCAGTCTAGAGGAATTAGGCGAGCATGCCTTGACAGGTTTGATCATCAACTCACACTGAAAGGCTCATGCATTTGCCAAACACCAAACAATGGGTTGAGTTCCTTGgaattgaaaaacaaaacaaaactcagCCGGTCCAGAAATTTAGATTTAGATgtgtttaaacaaaaaaacgatCACCACTTCGAATAAAAGGGAACGATTTATGGAATTTAAGAATTTGCTTAAAAATGTAAGCACCAGAGGGTGTCGTGTGACTCGTGTCCAATATTAAAACACAAGTCTGGTGACTCTGAATAAGCCAAAACAAATGTCAGTAAACACAGTGGACACACGACTCCTGTTTATTACTGAAACTCCAACATTTCTTCAGCCAAGTCTATATTTGCAGAGAAACTAATGTTTGCAAGTTATGGCATACAGGACGAAAATGTTTTCCACGCATTCCAAGAAAACCTGAATGAATAATGTCCTGTATAAATGAATAACTTCAGATGATGCTGAGGCTCAGTCTTGATACTCACGCTCAGACTGCTCAGGAGTTAGGACCAGGACGGTGACCTTGGTTGAGTCTGACTGGCCGATGGTGTCTGTGACAGTCAGCTGGAACTTGTACACCCCAGATGTCAGATTGGACACCATAATCTGGTCAACTAAGTTTGTTTTCTACAAGGCACGGAAAGACAGTGTTTGTATTATCCACAAATGTCACCagtagacaaaaaaaataatacaacagTGGACATTTAAAGAGAATATCAGACGCAGGATTACTAATAGTTCAGAATCAAGAGTGTTTCAAACTCACAGAAAGATTTTAGGCGACATCAGTTTTGCATTGCAGTCTCTACGCTCACCTGAATGACAGCGTACTGATAGCTGGTGAGCATTTGCCACTGGTAGGACTCAATCCCATTGTCATCTTTGCTCTCTATGCCGTTCAGTGTCACGGTGTCCTGAGGCTGGACCACTCGGTCCTGGCCTCCGTTGGCCACCGGCGGACGGTCGTTGTCATCTGGAGAGAGACCATGGGATATAGGTGAGCAAACATTACACATCCAAATACAGTTTGAGTGCCACCTAAAGAGGCAGAGGAAACCTAAATCTGTACCAGGGGTCATAATGACCTGGAGATGTGAACATGCTGAATTGAGGGTTTCTACCCTCTGCCTGTGGCCTCACATTGCCTCATTACAAACTGTCTTAACACAAACCACTGGAAGAGTTTGAAATAATTTATTTGAGCACTTGATTTGATTTTCCTACGTAAATGAGCCAAAAAGATGTAGGCCTATTTAACTGCTATGTCCACATAGACCCTGTAGAGGGAAACGTACGGTTATTTCTCTCTGTAGATGTAAGCCCAAATGAAAAAATGTAGGTTACAATGACTGATGTTTTCATCATACTGTATGATCCAAACACGTAACTATTCAGTTCTacagaaaacataacaaaacgTATAACCACAGTGATCCTAAAGATAAAGGGTGAGGGTCCCTCTTGATAATCTCACCCACAGGGGGCCCAAACTGCGACATGCATCTCTACATTGACCTTTTTGATATAAACACATGCCATGCAAATTATAGGCCTTTCTTAAGAATGTGTTGTAAGAGTTTTGGTCTTACCTGGGGGGGCATCCACTTTAAGATAACTCTCATAAACGGAGTCCAGGATGTAACTCATGTATCCTTGCTTCTTGACAAAACGGCAGGCGTATTTCTTTTTGTACAGACAATCAAATAGAAAGCAAGAGCTGACCAAGCCTTCACTGGCTCCTCTCTCCATGAAGGCGACATTGCACTTCGGCTCTTTACAGCAGGCGCTCACGCAGTCCTTGTATCGATCCAATTTCGGCGACGAAATAAACGTCGCTCCGTCTTTCACAGAATCGTCGGCATCGAGGACAAAATCCTCCCGACCTTCCTTGAATCGGTCTAAGCATGCCTCGCCTGACTCTTGGCCAGATGTGGAGTCCAAAAGTAACACTAAGAGCACGAGCGCAGACGCTCCCAATTGTCCCATAAGGAATGAATTCATTTCGAAAGTCCTGTAAAGATTTCCACACAAATGAAATCCAGAGATCACCTGTTACGACAGTAGAGAAAAAAATGCCACTTAGCCTATCAGGCTATTTAAAACAGGCAACTTCTTCGACGAGTGTTTAGGCCGCAAATGGGGCAAAAACACTTTGCGTCTTCTCACAAATCAACCTTAAGCTCCTGACTTCCTGCTATGACCCCAGAATTTGTTCAACCTCCACAAACGCTCTCCAGGCGGATCTGATCCTCTGATCTTTTCCAACTCTGAACTTCTCAGGAAATATTCAACAGTTTGATGTCGACAAAAACCTGAGCGATCGACGACATTGCCCAGGTGACTCACCTGAGAGATACAGGAAGTGAAATTCCATCCCTGAGATGCCACTCCCTTCTGGTATGACTGGAgcgaacaaacaaaacaaggacagacagcgtgcgtgtgtgtgaatgtaaagCATCATTGTTAACACTTGGAGACATGTCCGACATTGTAATTTTTCATATTGTAACAGGGGGATATGGCCTTTAATAGAGAGGGAACTGAACTGCTTTCACTGACAATTTCAGAACATGTAGGCCATAGTAGGCTAGgctatgtttttttgtcttcgTTTTTCTCTGGTATGATCTACATTTCATGCCCTTAAGAACACTggttttgaaaagtgctatataattAGCTTACTTACTtaagaaatgtatattttttatttatctgttgaaaaaatatattataagaaTATTATCTTTTTGTTGGTGGTTTGCCTTGTGCAAACGTTTTATGTGTGTGCCCCTAAAATTGTGACAACTTTAACCTTTTTAGGGAGTGAACTGAAAGTCATTTCCCAACTTCTACAATGATCAATGAATTTGTCTAATTTTGATTTAGTCATAATGGATTTCACTCATGAAAAAGTAATCCTTCTACATCCTGAGGAAATAGTACAAATAACACTACACACAGTCATACAGCTACTAGAGGACAATGGAAATATTTTGCCCAACAGGATAGGTGATTAAAAAcataatgtaaaaatacaatgtAATAATGTTGAATTTAAAGTGTAAAtaaaaaggatttttttcactttggtATTCctgatatatataaaataaattgtcTTCATAtcataaaaccttttttttatgtttaaaaataatataaataagtatatgtgtgtttgtgtagcacTTTTTAAGCTTGCTAGTATAAAACCATcaacaaggtaaaaaaaaaaaacaagagcaacaagagaaaaaaagaaacaaaacctgGTGGTAATATGAGCTttgtcatacaaataaatagtccCCGTGCTCAGACAAGAAAGTGTTTTAGGCTAGATTTGTCACAGCTTTCCAAATTCCAAGCTTTAATCCAGAAGGTGGCAGTATGATCTCATCTACAGCTCAAGAAGCAGCTGAGGGTGAAcacttcatttttttctcaaagcATAGTAAAACATGCTTTTGGGCAGACTTTTTCTCACATACAGTGTAATCATTAACACGACTTATCATTAAAACTCACAGGACCCACAATCGTCTTTTTGCAATTGTAGTGATACTGATGATTCATACATTGAGTCATCCAATTACAGTATGCGATGAGTCATGAAGTTATTAACAACTAGACGAAGCAGGAAGTGGTCGCTCAAATTATGAAATGTACTGTAGATGAATTGGTTTTATGATTTAGAATGAATCATAATTGCAGGTCAAATTTAGCAAGAGGATAATTGATTTTATATAGATAGTATCCACAAACTCTACAGCTTCCTGCCAATTGGATCTCACATCTTCATCCAGCTGTGAAGATTTAACAGTAGAGGTCAAGCTCATTTAGGCCACTGCCCCTGATGTCCTTCTCTCCCACGTAGAATGCATCACCTGGCTGGGGCCGAGGTAAAAAGGCCTTACACAAGTCTCTGGTGCACGTCCCCTTTTTCTTTAGACAACCCTGACAGTGCAGAACCAAGCAGCAAAAGACAAGATGAATGAATTTGTTTGTCTGGAAAGGTGAGCTGATAAAGGCACTCAATAATTCAGTGTTTGTAACAGACGGTGCATCAGTGGGTGAACACGCGCAGCTATGGCTGATTGATAGTCCCtgccaaaacaaaaaactgaacCCCATTATTCATATCGTAA includes:
- the spint1a gene encoding kunitz-type protease inhibitor 1a isoform X1, whose translation is MNSFLMGQLGASALVLLVLLLDSTSGQESGEACLDRFKEGREDFVLDADDSVKDGATFISSPKLDRYKDCVSACCKEPKCNVAFMERGASEGLVSSCFLFDCLYKKKYACRFVKKQGYMSYILDSVYESYLKVDAPPDDNDRPPVANGGQDRVVQPQDTVTLNGIESKDDNGIESYQWQMLTSYQYAVIQKTNLVDQIMVSNLTSGVYKFQLTVTDTIGQSDSTKVTVLVLTPEQSEHHCMVPMKIGPCRGSFPRWHYNAASEKCEEFKFGGCRENRNNYLSEEECNNACAGSEKKSKGGRGLPVTVPQGERCNGPCTTEEFTCANGCCLDRALECDKSPQCSDGSDEQKCEDLGDKFRILLQIPVDEQKVRCTEVPDTGSCRDSFTKWYYNPLQKDCFRFNYGGCQGNENRFESKEQCTTVCHGVTEADLFSRKGSFADKMSQGNTGIVAIAALLGVAIFVLLVILVYCLMKGKKKSSQHHRVPVNTAPVSLEDRERLVYNSTTKPI
- the spint1a gene encoding kunitz-type protease inhibitor 1a isoform X2, translating into MNSFLMGQLGASALVLLVLLLDSTSGQESGEACLDRFKEGREDFVLDADDSVKDGATFISSPKLDRYKDCVSACCKEPKCNVAFMERGASEGLVSSCFLFDCLYKKKYACRFVKKQGYMSYILDSVYESYLKVDAPPDDNDRPPVANGGQDRVVQPQDTVTLNGIESKDDNGIESYQWQMLTSYQYAVIQKTNLVDQIMVSNLTSGVYKFQLTVTDTIGQSDSTKVTVLVLTPEQSEHHCMVPMKIGPCRGSFPRWHYNAASEKCEEFKFGGCRENRNNYLSEEECNNACAGSEKKSKGGRGLPVTVPQERCNGPCTTEEFTCANGCCLDRALECDKSPQCSDGSDEQKCEDLGDKFRILLQIPVDEQKVRCTEVPDTGSCRDSFTKWYYNPLQKDCFRFNYGGCQGNENRFESKEQCTTVCHGVTEADLFSRKGSFADKMSQGNTGIVAIAALLGVAIFVLLVILVYCLMKGKKKSSQHHRVPVNTAPVSLEDRERLVYNSTTKPI
- the spint1a gene encoding kunitz-type protease inhibitor 1a isoform X3, which codes for MNSFLMGQLGASALVLLVLLLDSTSGQESGEACLDRFKEGREDFVLDADDSVKDGATFISSPKLDRYKDCVSACCKEPKCNVAFMERGASEGLVSSCFLFDCLYKKKYACRFVKKQGYMSYILDSVYESYLKVDAPPDDNDRPPVANGGQDRVVQPQDTVTLNGIESKDDNGIESYQWQMLTSYQYAVIQKTNLVDQIMVSNLTSGVYKFQLTVTDTIGQSDSTKVTVLVLTPEQSEHHCMVPMKIGPCRGSFPRWHYNAASEKCEEFKFGGCRENRNNYLSEEECNNACAGSERCNGPCTTEEFTCANGCCLDRALECDKSPQCSDGSDEQKCEDLGDKFRILLQIPVDEQKVRCTEVPDTGSCRDSFTKWYYNPLQKDCFRFNYGGCQGNENRFESKEQCTTVCHGVTEADLFSRKGSFADKMSQGNTGIVAIAALLGVAIFVLLVILVYCLMKGKKKSSQHHRVPVNTAPVSLEDRERLVYNSTTKPI